The Chroicocephalus ridibundus chromosome 2, bChrRid1.1, whole genome shotgun sequence genome includes a region encoding these proteins:
- the MRPL53 gene encoding large ribosomal subunit protein mL53, giving the protein MASKIRVVLRPVKSIAVRFCPFESNVESTRKFLGCINHKKIQATNRNCEVTADVRHDGSEPLIDVMFADGERLIMKGANLTTIEMLTALGSRCNAKELMEEQKSKKKSP; this is encoded by the exons ATGGCGTCCAAGATCCGTGTGGTGCTGCGGCCCGTGAAGAGTATCGCGGTCCGCTTCTGCCCCTTCGAGTCCAACGTGGAGAGCACAAG aaaatttcttgGATGTATAAACCATAAAAAAATCCAGGCCACTAATAGAAACTGTGAAGTGACTGCTGATGTGAGACATGATGGGTCTGAACCACTTATAGATGTTATGTTTG cTGATGGAGAGCGATTGATAATGAAGGGAGCCAACTTGACGACAATAGAAATGTTAACAGCATTGGGGTCCAGATGTAATGCAAAAGAGCTTatggaagaacagaaaagcaagaagaagagtccctga
- the LOC134512079 gene encoding fatty acid-binding protein 5: MAIDAFLGKWCLVSSEGFEEYMKELGVGMAMRKMGSMAKPDVYIIKDGDTITVKTESTFKTSQFSFKLGEKFEENTLDGRKTQTLVSLKDDGSLIQEQEWDGKKTMITRKLVDGQLVVECDMNGVKCVRVYQKA, translated from the exons atggccatCGATGCGTTTTTAGGCAAATGGTGCCTGGTCTCCAGCGAGGGCTTCGAGGAGTACATGAAGGAGCTGG GTGTGGGTATGGCCATGAGAAAAATGGGAAGCATGGCCAAGCCAGATGTTTACATTATTAAAGATGGGGACACAATCACCGTAAAAACAGAAAGCACCTTCAAAACTTCACAGTTCAGCTTCAAGCTTGGTGAGAAATTTGAGGAAAACACATTAGATGGCAGAAAAACTCAG ACCCTTGTCAGCTTAAAGGATGATGGGTCATTGATTCAGGAGCAGGAATGGGATGGCAAGAAGACCATGATAACACGGAAACTAGTGGATGGACAACTGGTGGTG GAATGTGACATGAATGGTGTCAAGTGTGTTAGAGTCTACCAGAAAGCATGA